From Streptomyces sp. NBC_00683, one genomic window encodes:
- a CDS encoding glycosyl hydrolase — MQANLSRSAAATVLALALAAVALGPAASPAAAATIPAGSGSYTDSRPAGTSGPTTNTGAPVTPKLTAAAKDKPVPTNDWWSSLAYQRYGDNPYSTPMYGHPLTYQATSGGLEVGYPTAPAVVGDGRQYEYAHKADLTVGLNGLNSPDTKADDWSDWTVTPYWSDGTRTLRTTIGHGMPFVYAKGSGGDARITTAGTPTVFADNGNVLGITVAGHHYALFAPTGSDWNVSGTAITAGLGGKDYFSLAVLPSTDALATYRKYAFSFVTGSKVAWESTGGTVRATYSLTTEAKEGTERGTVQALYRHQWLHTSDALTPYTYVSPRGTMKVRESASFTTSQKNQGVLPALPASSGVDKARLTGYLNEVANASDPFSGASDTYWTGKALGRLAQLVPVADQIGQTGIRDKLLGLMKGRLQEWFTAGGASEFSYDKDWKTLTGYPASYGSDTELNDHHFHYSYYVYAAAIVAQYDQAWAADSAWGTMVKTLVRDTANPSRTDAAYPFLRGFDVYAGHSWASGHQGFAAGNNQESSSESINLSAGLVLWGAATGDTGLRDLGSYLLTTESEAITQYWFDADQQVFPGSFGHDTVGMVWGSGGAYSTWWTANPEEIHGINVLPVTGGSLHLAREKAAIKRNIAEMERENGGPAVEWRDLLWQFESLADPALAKAKWDAGNAGYTPEQGESKAHTYHWITTLDTLGAPDLTVSGNIPTSAVFAKNGVRTYAAHNYDSTARTVTFSDGKTLSVPARSTATGTGAGGGDPDPEEPGPSTGNTFRLKSGGTLTTATDGAAGADTLASADGVNRDGTPYKPTVYEVKKVDGTLAAGASTAFRLRVDAGTKVGLAPQVRVSYDLTGDGTFDRVETFRYFATDPVTGWEEYTQAVGTAAVTGSLGNLKAGTVRLEIWNALGNGTSQVQTGTDAAVVKIPYV; from the coding sequence ATGCAAGCCAACCTCTCCAGATCTGCCGCGGCGACGGTCCTGGCCCTCGCCCTGGCCGCCGTGGCTCTGGGTCCCGCCGCTTCCCCGGCGGCAGCCGCCACCATCCCCGCCGGCTCCGGCAGTTACACCGACAGCCGCCCTGCCGGTACCTCCGGACCCACCACCAACACGGGCGCCCCCGTCACGCCCAAGCTCACCGCGGCGGCGAAGGACAAGCCGGTCCCCACCAACGACTGGTGGTCCTCCCTCGCCTACCAGCGCTACGGCGACAACCCGTACTCCACCCCGATGTACGGGCACCCGCTCACCTACCAGGCCACCTCGGGCGGCCTGGAGGTCGGCTACCCGACCGCACCCGCGGTCGTCGGCGACGGCCGCCAGTACGAGTACGCGCACAAGGCCGACCTCACCGTCGGACTCAACGGCCTCAACTCCCCGGACACCAAGGCCGACGACTGGTCCGACTGGACCGTCACCCCCTACTGGTCGGACGGCACCCGCACCCTGCGCACGACCATCGGGCACGGCATGCCCTTCGTGTACGCCAAGGGCTCCGGCGGCGACGCCCGGATCACCACGGCCGGCACCCCCACCGTCTTCGCGGACAACGGCAACGTCCTCGGCATCACGGTCGCAGGCCACCACTACGCGCTGTTCGCCCCGACCGGCAGCGACTGGAACGTCTCCGGCACGGCGATCACCGCCGGGCTCGGCGGCAAGGACTACTTCTCGCTCGCCGTGCTGCCGTCCACGGACGCGCTCGCGACCTACCGGAAGTACGCCTTCAGCTTCGTCACCGGCTCCAAGGTGGCCTGGGAGTCCACCGGCGGCACGGTCAGGGCGACCTACAGCCTGACCACGGAGGCCAAGGAGGGCACCGAACGCGGCACGGTCCAGGCGCTGTACCGCCACCAGTGGCTGCACACCTCCGACGCGCTCACGCCGTACACGTACGTCTCCCCGCGCGGCACCATGAAGGTGCGGGAGTCCGCCTCCTTCACCACCAGCCAGAAGAACCAGGGCGTGCTGCCCGCCCTGCCCGCGTCGAGCGGGGTCGACAAGGCCCGGCTGACCGGATACCTGAACGAGGTGGCGAACGCCTCCGACCCGTTCTCCGGGGCCAGTGACACGTACTGGACCGGCAAGGCGCTCGGCCGCCTCGCCCAGCTGGTGCCCGTCGCCGACCAGATCGGCCAGACGGGCATCCGGGACAAGCTCCTCGGCCTGATGAAGGGCCGGCTCCAGGAGTGGTTCACGGCAGGCGGGGCGAGCGAGTTCAGCTACGACAAGGACTGGAAGACGCTCACCGGCTACCCGGCCTCGTACGGCAGCGACACCGAGCTCAATGACCACCACTTCCACTACAGCTACTACGTGTACGCGGCGGCGATCGTCGCCCAGTACGACCAGGCATGGGCCGCCGACTCCGCCTGGGGCACCATGGTCAAGACCCTGGTCCGCGACACCGCCAACCCCAGCCGCACGGACGCCGCGTACCCGTTCCTGCGCGGCTTCGACGTCTACGCGGGCCACAGCTGGGCCTCCGGCCACCAGGGCTTCGCGGCGGGCAACAACCAGGAGTCCTCGTCGGAGTCCATCAACCTCAGCGCGGGCCTCGTCCTGTGGGGTGCGGCGACGGGTGACACCGGGCTGCGCGACCTCGGCAGCTACCTGCTGACCACCGAGTCGGAAGCGATCACGCAGTACTGGTTCGACGCCGACCAGCAGGTCTTCCCCGGCTCCTTCGGCCACGACACGGTCGGCATGGTCTGGGGCAGCGGCGGCGCGTACTCCACCTGGTGGACCGCGAACCCGGAGGAGATCCACGGCATCAACGTCCTTCCCGTCACTGGGGGTTCGCTGCACCTGGCCCGTGAGAAGGCCGCCATCAAGCGCAACATCGCCGAGATGGAGCGCGAGAACGGTGGACCGGCCGTCGAGTGGCGCGACCTGCTGTGGCAGTTCGAGTCGCTGGCCGATCCGGCCCTGGCGAAGGCCAAGTGGGACGCGGGCAACGCGGGCTACACCCCGGAGCAGGGTGAGTCCAAGGCGCACACGTACCACTGGATCACCACGCTCGACACCCTGGGCGCACCCGATCTGACGGTCAGCGGGAACATCCCGACGTCCGCCGTCTTCGCCAAGAACGGCGTCCGCACCTACGCCGCTCACAACTACGACTCCACCGCCCGCACCGTCACCTTCTCCGACGGCAAGACGCTCTCCGTGCCGGCCCGCTCCACGGCCACCGGCACGGGCGCCGGCGGCGGCGACCCGGATCCCGAGGAGCCGGGCCCGTCCACCGGCAACACCTTCCGGCTGAAGTCCGGCGGCACCCTCACCACCGCCACGGACGGCGCGGCGGGAGCCGACACGCTGGCCTCGGCGGACGGCGTCAACCGGGACGGCACGCCGTACAAGCCGACGGTCTACGAGGTCAAGAAGGTCGACGGGACTCTCGCGGCGGGTGCGTCCACCGCGTTCCGCCTCCGGGTCGACGCGGGTACGAAGGTCGGGCTCGCCCCGCAGGTCAGGGTCAGCTACGACCTCACCGGTGACGGCACGTTCGACCGGGTCGAGACCTTCCGCTACTTCGCGACCGACCCGGTCACGGGGTGGGAGGAGTACACCCAGGCGGTGGGCACCGCGGCGGTGACCGGAAGCCTGGGCAACCTCAAGGCCGGAACGGTCCGTCTGGAGATCTGGAACGCGCTGGGCAACGGCACGTCCCAGGTGCAGACCGGTACGGACGCGGCGGTCGTGAAGATCCCGTACGTCTGA
- a CDS encoding ABC transporter substrate-binding protein, giving the protein MPIARAAKRATVRLGAVVLAGTLLAACGSGTSDSSDSANGKVTLTVDLFGSFGYKEAGLYAEYEKLNPGVTIKQSDTQDEADYWKSLQTRLAGGGGLADVQGIEVGRIASITQQQSDKFVDLKEFGADKLKDQFADAKWSAANTKDGKILGLGTDVGPEAMCYRTDLFKQAGLPTDRAELAQKWSTWDGYLELGKQYKKKAPAKSAWLDSIGSLYGIMIGQEKERYYDASGELIYEKNPAVKQAWDTSVKASDAGLSAKLDQWSPQWNQAFAAGSFATIPCPAWMLGYIKGQAGDAGKGKWDIAKLPGGAGNWGGSYLSVPRAAEHKKEAYELIKWLTAPEQQAKLFEKQGNFPSSTGAIEKVAAAKDPYFTDAPIGQIFGDAAKASPVQVLGVHDQNVAQQLTNALSEVERKGTSSAKAWETAKKGVANVIG; this is encoded by the coding sequence ATGCCCATCGCCCGAGCCGCCAAGAGAGCCACCGTCCGCCTCGGCGCGGTCGTCCTCGCCGGAACGCTCCTCGCCGCCTGTGGATCCGGCACTTCGGACTCCTCCGACAGTGCGAACGGGAAGGTCACGCTGACCGTCGACCTCTTCGGATCGTTCGGCTACAAGGAGGCCGGGCTGTACGCGGAGTACGAGAAGCTCAACCCCGGCGTCACCATCAAGCAGAGCGACACCCAGGACGAGGCCGACTACTGGAAGTCGCTGCAGACCCGGCTGGCCGGCGGCGGCGGGCTCGCCGATGTGCAGGGCATCGAGGTGGGCCGGATCGCGTCGATCACCCAGCAGCAGTCCGACAAGTTCGTGGACCTCAAGGAGTTCGGCGCCGACAAGCTCAAGGACCAGTTCGCCGACGCCAAGTGGTCGGCGGCGAACACCAAGGACGGCAAGATCCTCGGCCTCGGCACCGACGTCGGGCCGGAGGCGATGTGCTACCGCACCGACCTGTTCAAGCAGGCCGGGCTGCCCACCGACCGCGCGGAACTCGCCCAGAAGTGGTCCACCTGGGACGGCTACCTGGAGCTCGGCAAGCAGTACAAGAAGAAGGCCCCCGCCAAGAGCGCCTGGCTGGACAGCATCGGCAGCCTCTACGGGATCATGATCGGCCAGGAGAAGGAGCGGTACTACGACGCCTCCGGTGAGCTGATCTACGAGAAGAACCCGGCGGTCAAGCAGGCCTGGGACACCTCGGTCAAGGCTTCCGACGCCGGGCTCAGCGCCAAGCTCGACCAGTGGTCGCCGCAGTGGAACCAGGCGTTCGCCGCCGGGTCCTTCGCCACCATCCCGTGCCCCGCCTGGATGCTCGGCTACATCAAGGGCCAGGCCGGTGACGCGGGCAAGGGCAAGTGGGACATCGCCAAGCTGCCCGGTGGCGCGGGCAACTGGGGCGGCTCCTACCTCTCGGTCCCGCGTGCGGCCGAGCACAAGAAGGAGGCGTACGAGCTGATCAAGTGGCTCACCGCCCCCGAGCAGCAGGCCAAGCTCTTCGAGAAGCAGGGCAACTTCCCGTCCTCGACGGGCGCGATCGAGAAGGTCGCCGCCGCCAAGGACCCGTACTTCACCGACGCGCCGATCGGCCAGATCTTCGGTGACGCGGCGAAGGCGTCCCCGGTCCAGGTGCTGGGTGTGCACGACCAGAACGTGGCCCAGCAGCTGACCAACGCGCTGAGCGAGGTGGAGCGCAAGGGCACCTCGTCGGCCAAGGCGTGGGAGACGGCGAAGAAGGGCGTGGCGAACGTGATCGGCTGA
- a CDS encoding carbohydrate ABC transporter permease: protein MTLTATAKAAPRAPGPGSGDGRTASLRRTWHKLSPYAFIAPFLTLFAAFGLFPLLYTAFVSLYRVELQTSGDMEWRGIANYTALFTDEYFWTSLRNTFTIGVLSTVPQLAMALGLAHLLNYKLRGRTFIRTAILLPYATSVAAATLVFAQLFGRDFGLINYALGLVGISPVDWQTGTVASQIAVSTIVVWRWTGYNALIYLAGMQSIPGELYEAAEMDGASRWRQFIHVTLPGLRPTIVFTVIVSTIGATQLFGEPLLFEGSISGGIAHQYQTLGLYMYEQGWGFFHLGRAAAIAWVMFVLIVVLVGANALVVRRRARKEAGR, encoded by the coding sequence GTGACCCTCACCGCAACCGCGAAGGCCGCGCCCCGGGCGCCCGGACCCGGATCCGGAGACGGCCGGACCGCCTCCCTCCGTCGCACCTGGCACAAGCTCTCGCCGTACGCCTTCATCGCCCCCTTCCTCACCCTGTTCGCCGCCTTCGGCCTCTTCCCGCTGCTCTACACGGCGTTCGTCTCGCTCTACCGTGTCGAACTGCAGACGAGCGGCGACATGGAGTGGCGCGGCATCGCCAACTACACGGCGCTGTTCACCGACGAGTACTTCTGGACCTCACTGCGCAACACGTTCACCATCGGCGTGCTGTCCACCGTCCCGCAGCTCGCGATGGCCCTGGGACTCGCGCACCTGCTCAACTACAAGCTGCGCGGGCGCACCTTCATCAGGACGGCGATCCTGCTCCCGTACGCCACCTCGGTGGCCGCCGCGACGCTGGTGTTCGCCCAGCTCTTCGGCCGTGACTTCGGGCTGATCAACTACGCGCTGGGGCTGGTGGGGATCAGCCCCGTGGACTGGCAGACCGGCACGGTCGCCTCGCAGATCGCCGTCTCCACCATCGTCGTCTGGCGCTGGACCGGATACAACGCGCTGATCTACCTGGCGGGCATGCAGTCCATCCCCGGCGAGCTGTACGAGGCCGCGGAGATGGACGGGGCGTCGCGCTGGCGGCAGTTCATCCATGTCACGCTGCCCGGCCTGCGGCCCACGATCGTCTTCACGGTGATCGTGTCGACGATCGGCGCCACCCAGCTGTTCGGGGAGCCGCTGCTCTTCGAGGGGTCCATCTCCGGCGGCATCGCGCACCAGTACCAGACCCTCGGCCTGTACATGTACGAGCAGGGCTGGGGCTTCTTCCACCTGGGCCGGGCCGCCGCCATCGCCTGGGTGATGTTCGTCCTGATCGTGGTGCTCGTCGGGGCCAACGCCCTGGTCGTGCGCCGCCGTGCCCGTAAGGAGGCCGGCCGATGA
- a CDS encoding carbohydrate ABC transporter permease, translated as MTTLAAQPTAPETVPATTPPGRPRRPRGPRGMQGGWLSYLILGFALLISAFPFYWTIVAASRSNADLAKVPPSLLPGPNLIKNFDAVLEEAAIGKALLNSFIVSGSITVGTVLCCTLAGFAFAKLRFKGRGALLTLTIGTMMIPPQLGVIPLFMLIAELQWVNQLQAVILPGLVSAFGVFFMRQYLVQSLPDELIEAARVDGASTARIFWSIVIPVARPGMAVLGMLTFMTAWNDFFWPIIALSSQEPTVQVALRQLGGGYVHDQSVIMAGTLLGTLPVLLVFGLLGRQIVGGIMQGAVKG; from the coding sequence ATGACCACGCTCGCCGCACAGCCGACCGCGCCCGAGACCGTACCGGCCACGACTCCGCCCGGCAGGCCCAGGAGGCCGCGAGGTCCGCGGGGCATGCAGGGCGGCTGGCTCTCCTACCTGATCCTCGGCTTCGCGCTGCTGATCTCGGCGTTCCCGTTCTACTGGACGATCGTCGCCGCCAGCCGGTCCAACGCGGACCTCGCGAAGGTCCCGCCCAGCCTGCTGCCCGGCCCGAACCTCATCAAGAACTTCGATGCGGTGCTGGAGGAGGCGGCGATCGGCAAGGCGCTGCTGAACTCGTTCATCGTGTCCGGCTCCATCACGGTCGGCACCGTGCTGTGCTGCACCCTGGCCGGATTCGCCTTCGCCAAGCTGCGCTTCAAGGGCCGCGGCGCACTGCTCACCCTCACCATCGGCACGATGATGATCCCGCCGCAGCTCGGCGTCATCCCGCTGTTCATGCTGATCGCGGAACTCCAGTGGGTGAACCAGCTCCAGGCCGTGATCCTGCCCGGACTGGTGTCGGCCTTCGGGGTGTTCTTCATGCGTCAGTACCTGGTGCAGTCGCTGCCCGACGAACTGATCGAGGCGGCCCGTGTGGACGGCGCGTCGACCGCGCGCATCTTCTGGTCGATCGTCATCCCGGTCGCCCGTCCCGGCATGGCGGTGCTCGGCATGCTCACCTTCATGACCGCGTGGAACGACTTCTTCTGGCCGATCATCGCGCTGTCCTCGCAGGAGCCGACCGTGCAGGTCGCCCTGCGGCAGCTCGGCGGCGGCTACGTCCACGACCAGTCGGTGATCATGGCCGGCACCCTGCTCGGCACCCTCCCCGTACTGCTGGTCTTCGGCCTGCTCGGCCGGCAGATCGTCGGCGGGATCATGCAGGGAGCCGTCAAGGGCTGA